In Arthrobacter sp. QXT-31, one genomic interval encodes:
- a CDS encoding HAD family hydrolase — translation MPEEKYVAVAHRPVAKQQHGEAAFFDVDNTLMRGASLFHVARKMHQRGAFTIPQAAGMAWQQLKFILRGENLNDVHAVRDSALRLAAGITEEDIKALGEEVYDEMIASRIWPGAKALAEQHLRVGRKVWLVTATPIEVATVISTRLGLTGALGTVGETKDGFYTGRLVGDILHGAAKAVAVQGIADAHGLDLKRCWAYSDSYNDIPLLTMVGHPVAINPDSRLRKHAREHNWPVYDFRSGRRAATLGLKAATAGGAVYGLWRGYTRFRGPRA, via the coding sequence ATGCCCGAGGAGAAGTACGTCGCTGTGGCCCACCGTCCGGTTGCGAAGCAGCAACACGGCGAGGCTGCCTTCTTCGACGTCGACAACACACTCATGCGGGGCGCAAGCCTGTTCCACGTGGCAAGGAAAATGCACCAGCGCGGGGCCTTCACCATTCCGCAGGCGGCGGGCATGGCATGGCAGCAGCTCAAGTTCATCCTCCGCGGCGAGAACCTCAATGACGTCCACGCGGTGCGGGATTCGGCGCTGCGGCTCGCCGCCGGCATCACGGAGGAGGACATCAAGGCCCTCGGCGAAGAAGTGTACGACGAGATGATCGCCTCCCGGATCTGGCCAGGAGCCAAGGCCCTGGCCGAGCAGCACCTGCGTGTGGGCCGGAAGGTCTGGCTGGTCACCGCCACCCCCATCGAGGTGGCCACGGTGATTTCCACCAGGCTGGGGCTGACTGGCGCCCTCGGGACTGTGGGCGAAACCAAGGACGGCTTCTACACGGGCCGGCTCGTCGGGGACATCCTGCACGGCGCCGCCAAGGCCGTGGCGGTCCAGGGCATCGCGGACGCGCATGGGCTGGACCTGAAACGCTGCTGGGCGTACAGCGACTCCTACAACGACATCCCGCTGCTGACGATGGTGGGCCACCCGGTGGCGATCAACCCCGACAGCCGGCTGCGCAAGCACGCACGCGAACACAACTGGCCGGTCTACGATTTTCGCTCCGGTCGCCGCGCCGCCACCCTGGGCCTGAAGGCAGCCACGGCAGGCGGAGCGGTCTACGGCCTCTGGCGCGGCTACACGAGATTCCGCGGTCCCCGGGCCTGA
- a CDS encoding helix-turn-helix domain-containing protein: MSAESNFSNAKFLTVAEVAEVMRVSKMTVYRLVHSGEMPAVRFGRSYRVPETAVEQYLKGAVVDGHTGTA, from the coding sequence ATGTCCGCAGAGTCGAACTTCTCGAACGCCAAGTTCTTGACCGTGGCCGAGGTGGCTGAGGTAATGCGTGTCTCCAAAATGACCGTGTACCGCCTTGTCCATTCGGGGGAGATGCCCGCCGTTAGGTTCGGCCGCTCCTACCGCGTCCCGGAGACCGCCGTCGAACAGTACCTCAAGGGTGCTGTCGTGGACGGTCACACGGGCACCGCCTGA
- the resB gene encoding cytochrome c biogenesis protein ResB: MSERVKSTEKSAAGDVPQPGSSQPGQDGAEQKSAPKDTLKAAKAGAALPSLGFLGMLRWAWTQLTSMRTALFLLLLLAVAAVPGSLFPQRPANPSVVTQYIKDHPDYGKLLDSLQLYDVYSSAWFSAIYILLFISLIGCVVPRAIAHYKAMRSQPPRTPKRLSRLPEYGTLVVPADAGIPASDAIEDAAALLKKRGYRVEVRHDDGARPSLGAERGFLKEVGNLVFHTSLIGVLVSVAIGGLFGYSGQRILVEGDTFVNTLVGYDQFNPGTNFQSSQLQPYSIQLDKFQATFDRESQGKFGQPIDFTADVTTRENPGAPAKKEVLKVNDPVTLGGTSIYLTGNGYAPVVTVRDGNGNIAMQGPVVAKLQGDNYYSSVVIKVPDAKPDQLGFAGFFLPTAFVTEEGISFSGDPELINPQLSLNSYYGDLGLNKGAPQNVFELDVKDLKELNSRNLEAGGITLAPGNTYTLPEGKGSITFDGVKKYVGVDIHHNPGQLSALIFALLAVAGLIVSLYVNRRRVWVRTGTHEDGRTMVEYGLLARGEDHRLAGEAAALRGLLSRRWNLSDDTPETAPSNSSPAGSPEPKKDQ, encoded by the coding sequence ATGAGCGAGCGTGTGAAGTCAACCGAGAAATCCGCGGCCGGGGACGTCCCGCAGCCCGGGTCCAGCCAGCCCGGCCAAGACGGCGCTGAGCAGAAATCCGCGCCCAAAGACACCCTGAAGGCTGCCAAGGCGGGGGCAGCCCTCCCGTCCCTGGGCTTCCTGGGCATGCTCCGCTGGGCCTGGACGCAGCTGACCAGCATGCGCACCGCGCTGTTCCTCCTGCTGCTGCTGGCGGTGGCCGCGGTGCCGGGATCGCTGTTCCCACAGCGGCCGGCCAACCCTTCAGTGGTCACGCAGTACATCAAGGACCACCCCGACTACGGCAAGCTGCTGGACTCGCTGCAGCTGTACGACGTCTACTCCTCGGCCTGGTTCTCGGCCATCTACATCCTCCTGTTCATCTCGCTCATCGGTTGCGTGGTGCCCCGGGCCATCGCCCACTACAAGGCCATGCGGTCCCAGCCCCCGCGGACCCCGAAGCGCCTGTCCCGGCTGCCCGAGTACGGCACCCTGGTGGTGCCGGCGGACGCCGGCATCCCGGCGTCGGACGCCATTGAGGACGCGGCGGCGCTGCTGAAGAAGCGCGGCTACCGCGTTGAGGTAAGGCACGACGACGGCGCGCGGCCGTCTTTGGGGGCCGAGCGCGGCTTCCTGAAGGAAGTGGGAAACCTTGTCTTCCACACCTCGCTGATCGGCGTGCTGGTATCCGTGGCCATCGGCGGCCTGTTCGGGTACAGCGGCCAGCGGATCCTGGTGGAGGGCGACACGTTCGTGAACACCCTGGTGGGCTACGACCAGTTCAATCCCGGCACCAACTTCCAGAGCAGCCAGCTCCAGCCCTACTCGATCCAGCTGGACAAGTTCCAGGCCACGTTCGACCGTGAATCCCAGGGCAAGTTCGGCCAGCCCATCGACTTCACGGCTGACGTCACCACCAGGGAAAACCCCGGGGCCCCGGCCAAGAAGGAAGTGCTCAAGGTCAACGACCCCGTGACCCTTGGCGGCACCAGCATCTACCTCACGGGCAACGGCTACGCCCCCGTGGTCACGGTCCGGGACGGCAACGGCAACATCGCCATGCAGGGGCCTGTGGTGGCCAAGCTGCAGGGCGACAACTACTACTCCTCCGTGGTGATCAAGGTGCCCGACGCCAAGCCTGACCAGCTGGGCTTCGCCGGGTTCTTCCTGCCCACGGCGTTCGTGACGGAGGAAGGCATCTCCTTCAGTGGCGACCCGGAGCTCATCAACCCGCAGCTGAGCCTGAACTCGTACTACGGCGACCTGGGCCTGAACAAGGGTGCCCCGCAGAACGTCTTTGAGCTCGACGTCAAGGACCTCAAGGAACTCAACAGCCGCAACCTCGAAGCCGGTGGCATCACGCTGGCGCCGGGCAACACCTACACGCTGCCCGAGGGCAAGGGTTCCATCACGTTCGACGGCGTGAAGAAGTATGTGGGCGTGGACATCCACCACAACCCCGGCCAGCTCTCGGCGCTGATCTTCGCGCTGCTGGCGGTGGCCGGGCTCATCGTCTCGCTTTACGTGAACCGCCGCCGGGTCTGGGTCCGCACCGGCACCCACGAGGACGGCCGGACCATGGTGGAATACGGCCTCCTGGCGCGCGGCGAGGACCACCGGCTGGCCGGCGAGGCGGCAGCGCTGCGCGGCCTGCTGTCGCGCAGGTGGAACCTGTCCGACGACACCCCCGAAACAGCACCTTCCAACTCCTCACCAGCTGGCTCGCCTGAGCCGAAGAAGGACCAGTAA
- a CDS encoding 1,4-dihydroxy-2-naphthoate polyprenyltransferase — protein MATAAQWIQGARLRTLPAAIAPVLIGSAAAYEMGSFLLLNAVLAALVALLLQVGVNYANDYSDGIRGTDENRVGPLRLVGSGAARPEHVKYAAFGAFGLAMLVGLVLVIITQTWWLLLVGVGCVMAAWGYTGGKNPYGYMGLGDVFVFVFFGLVATLGTTYTQAGQIGLPAVIGAIGTGLIACALLMANNVRDIPSDIQAGKKTLAVRLGDKHARESYVLMLAVAILLVVILAPTRPWMLIVLLLIPACLMPAWLMINGRKRKSLIPVLKQTGLINLGYAVLFSLGLVLSSGL, from the coding sequence GTGGCCACAGCCGCACAATGGATCCAAGGCGCCCGGCTCCGCACCCTGCCGGCCGCGATCGCCCCTGTCCTGATCGGCTCGGCAGCGGCCTATGAGATGGGTTCCTTCCTCCTGCTCAATGCTGTCCTGGCTGCCCTCGTGGCGCTGCTGCTGCAGGTCGGCGTCAACTACGCCAACGACTACTCGGACGGGATCCGCGGAACGGACGAGAACCGCGTGGGCCCGCTGCGGCTGGTCGGTTCCGGTGCTGCCCGGCCTGAACACGTGAAGTATGCCGCGTTCGGCGCCTTCGGCCTGGCGATGCTGGTGGGCCTGGTACTGGTCATCATCACCCAGACGTGGTGGCTCCTGCTGGTGGGCGTGGGCTGCGTGATGGCGGCGTGGGGCTACACGGGAGGCAAGAACCCGTACGGCTACATGGGCCTTGGCGACGTCTTCGTGTTCGTGTTCTTCGGGCTCGTGGCCACCCTTGGCACCACCTACACGCAGGCGGGGCAGATCGGGCTGCCCGCGGTGATCGGCGCGATCGGCACGGGCCTCATCGCCTGCGCCCTGCTGATGGCCAACAATGTGCGGGACATCCCGTCGGACATCCAGGCCGGGAAGAAGACCCTGGCGGTGCGGCTGGGTGACAAGCATGCCCGCGAAAGCTACGTGCTGATGCTTGCCGTGGCCATTCTGCTCGTGGTGATCCTGGCGCCGACGCGGCCGTGGATGCTGATCGTGCTGCTGCTGATCCCGGCCTGCCTGATGCCGGCCTGGCTGATGATCAACGGACGGAAGCGCAAGAGCCTGATTCCCGTCCTGAAGCAGACAGGACTCATCAACCTCGGCTACGCCGTGCTGTTCTCGCTGGGACTCGTGCTGAGCAGCGGACTGTAA
- a CDS encoding DUF4229 domain-containing protein, whose translation MAFLKYSLIRLAIFLPLFVLFVFLQLGWFLAVVCAGLISFAISYLFFQKQRDAATASLHARFSGRAKPIRTAGEIDDAQAEDHLVDTHPDVTIRNEVKKREPRGEDA comes from the coding sequence GTGGCTTTTCTGAAATACTCCCTGATCCGGCTCGCGATCTTCCTGCCCCTGTTCGTGCTGTTCGTTTTCCTGCAGTTGGGGTGGTTCCTGGCCGTCGTCTGCGCGGGGCTGATTTCCTTTGCCATCAGCTACCTTTTCTTCCAGAAGCAGCGCGATGCCGCGACGGCGTCACTGCACGCCCGCTTCTCCGGCCGCGCCAAGCCCATCCGCACTGCCGGGGAGATCGACGATGCCCAGGCCGAGGACCACCTCGTGGACACCCACCCGGACGTCACCATCCGCAACGAAGTCAAGAAGCGCGAACCGCGCGGCGAGGACGCCTAG
- a CDS encoding TlpA family protein disulfide reductase, protein MTETPNSSRRSVLAAGGLALTAITLGLSACAQEDALAKQAKAGDNKNYVAGDGSVTEFAAAERKSGIQIQGTLFDGTTVTPKDFQGKVTVLNFWFAACAPCRVEAPSLEALHQEFKSKGVQFFGVNLRDEKATADAFDKTFGLTYPSFDDKDGSVLLAVSGLVPPGAVPTTLVVDKQGRVASRVLGEIEKGTLKALIQTAVAE, encoded by the coding sequence ATGACTGAAACACCCAATAGTTCCCGCCGCAGCGTCCTCGCCGCCGGCGGCCTGGCCCTCACGGCGATCACCCTGGGCCTGTCCGCCTGCGCCCAGGAGGACGCCCTGGCGAAGCAGGCCAAGGCCGGGGACAACAAGAACTACGTGGCCGGCGACGGCTCGGTGACCGAGTTCGCCGCAGCGGAGCGCAAGTCCGGCATCCAGATCCAGGGCACCCTGTTTGACGGCACCACCGTGACCCCCAAGGACTTCCAGGGCAAGGTCACTGTGCTGAACTTCTGGTTCGCCGCCTGCGCGCCCTGCCGCGTGGAGGCGCCGTCCCTGGAGGCGCTGCACCAGGAGTTCAAGAGCAAGGGCGTGCAGTTCTTCGGCGTGAACCTGCGCGATGAGAAGGCCACGGCCGACGCCTTCGACAAGACCTTCGGCCTCACCTACCCGAGCTTCGACGACAAGGACGGCAGCGTACTGCTGGCCGTGTCCGGCCTGGTGCCCCCGGGCGCCGTCCCCACCACGCTCGTGGTGGACAAGCAGGGCCGGGTGGCGTCGCGCGTTCTGGGGGAGATCGAGAAGGGCACGCTCAAAGCCCTCATCCAGACCGCCGTGGCAGAGTAA
- a CDS encoding YceI family protein produces the protein MALSTELTRGTWTLDNSHSEIAFTVRHAGISKVRGQFKDATATLDLADDVTASKVEATIQTASFDSGDANRDGHVRGEDFFDVEKFPEINFVSSGLVANGDSYELKGDLTIKGVTRPVSLETEFNGVAVDPFGNTRAGVSAETTISRKDFGLTWNAVLEAGGVLVSDKVAINLELAFIAPAA, from the coding sequence ATGGCACTTTCCACCGAGCTCACCCGCGGCACCTGGACCCTCGACAACTCCCACAGCGAGATCGCCTTCACTGTTCGCCACGCCGGCATCAGCAAGGTCCGCGGCCAGTTCAAGGACGCCACCGCCACCCTGGACCTCGCCGACGACGTGACCGCCAGCAAGGTCGAGGCCACCATTCAGACCGCCAGCTTCGACTCCGGTGACGCCAACCGCGACGGCCACGTCCGCGGCGAAGACTTCTTCGACGTCGAAAAGTTCCCCGAGATCAACTTCGTCTCCAGCGGCCTCGTTGCCAACGGAGACAGCTACGAACTCAAGGGCGACCTGACCATCAAGGGTGTCACCCGCCCCGTCTCCCTCGAGACCGAATTCAACGGCGTCGCAGTTGACCCCTTCGGCAACACCCGCGCCGGCGTTTCCGCCGAAACCACGATCAGCCGCAAGGACTTCGGCCTGACGTGGAACGCCGTGCTGGAAGCCGGCGGCGTCCTGGTCAGCGACAAGGTTGCCATCAACCTCGAACTGGCCTTCATCGCACCGGCAGCCTAG
- a CDS encoding redox-sensing transcriptional repressor Rex, with protein sequence MTSLDSPPQAVPGPTGAAGKQIPPAAVARLTIYLRALNSLLAEGTERVSSESLAELSGVSSSTLRKDLSHVGSYGTRGVGYEVQYLSRHIAAALGLTHDWKVAIVGAGNLGKALARYGGFESRGFDVVAIFDADQMVVGNEVGWLRVSDVADLETVLARTGTNMVVLALPAAVAQSVCDRVVNAGVRSILSFAPVMLQVPDGVTLRKVDMATELQILAYHAQRAQTPGQPE encoded by the coding sequence GTGACTTCGCTCGATTCACCTCCCCAGGCTGTGCCCGGGCCCACGGGGGCTGCCGGAAAGCAGATTCCGCCGGCGGCCGTGGCCCGGCTGACGATCTACCTGCGCGCGCTGAACTCCCTGCTGGCCGAAGGCACCGAGCGGGTTTCCTCCGAGTCACTGGCTGAACTTTCCGGCGTCAGCTCCTCGACCCTCCGCAAGGATCTGTCCCATGTGGGCTCCTACGGCACCCGCGGCGTGGGCTATGAGGTGCAGTACCTCAGCCGCCACATTGCCGCCGCGCTGGGCCTGACCCATGACTGGAAGGTCGCGATCGTCGGTGCCGGTAACCTGGGCAAGGCGCTGGCACGCTACGGCGGCTTCGAATCCAGGGGCTTTGATGTGGTTGCCATCTTCGACGCCGACCAGATGGTGGTGGGCAACGAGGTGGGCTGGCTGCGGGTCAGCGACGTCGCGGACCTCGAGACCGTCCTGGCGCGGACCGGCACCAACATGGTGGTGCTGGCGCTGCCGGCCGCCGTCGCCCAAAGCGTGTGCGACAGGGTGGTGAACGCAGGCGTGCGCAGCATCCTCAGCTTTGCGCCCGTGATGCTCCAGGTGCCCGACGGCGTGACGTTGCGGAAGGTGGACATGGCCACCGAGCTGCAGATCCTGGCCTACCACGCACAACGGGCGCAGACCCCCGGCCAGCCGGAGTAA
- a CDS encoding cytochrome c biogenesis CcdA family protein, producing MNSPFAEAILNGSLLLAIPVALLAGLVSFLSPCVLPLVPGYLGYVTGLTGVDLQKQKRGRMLAGIGLFVLGFSVIFVLLGGAFGQLGSLISGGQNAWITQVLGVLVILMGVVFMGGFSWFQRDAKIHAKPPAGLWGAPLLGITFGLGWAPCIGPTYSAVQLLSLSGGSSAAKGAFLAFVYSLGLGIPFLLIALAVRRGAGVMSFFRKHRLAIQRTGGGVLIALGILMATGLWGAWVTELQYWFQTDVKLPI from the coding sequence ATGAACAGCCCCTTCGCCGAAGCCATCCTGAACGGTTCGCTGCTTCTCGCCATCCCGGTGGCGCTGCTGGCCGGACTCGTGTCCTTCCTTTCGCCGTGCGTACTTCCGCTGGTGCCCGGATACCTGGGCTACGTCACGGGACTCACGGGCGTGGACCTGCAGAAGCAGAAGCGCGGCCGCATGCTGGCAGGCATCGGACTGTTCGTGCTCGGCTTCTCGGTGATCTTCGTGCTCCTTGGCGGCGCTTTCGGACAGCTGGGGTCCCTGATCTCCGGCGGGCAGAACGCCTGGATCACGCAGGTCCTGGGCGTCCTGGTGATCCTGATGGGCGTGGTGTTCATGGGCGGATTCTCCTGGTTCCAGCGCGACGCCAAGATCCACGCCAAACCGCCGGCCGGCCTCTGGGGTGCGCCGCTGCTGGGAATCACGTTCGGTCTCGGCTGGGCGCCCTGCATCGGCCCCACCTATTCCGCCGTCCAGCTCCTGAGCCTGTCCGGGGGCTCGTCCGCCGCGAAGGGCGCGTTCCTGGCCTTCGTCTATAGCCTTGGGCTGGGCATCCCGTTTCTGCTGATTGCCCTTGCAGTGCGCCGCGGTGCCGGCGTGATGTCGTTCTTCCGCAAGCACCGGCTGGCCATCCAGCGCACCGGCGGCGGAGTCCTGATTGCCCTGGGCATCCTGATGGCCACGGGCCTGTGGGGAGCCTGGGTCACCGAGTTGCAGTACTGGTTCCAAACCGACGTGAAGTTGCCGATCTGA
- a CDS encoding histidine phosphatase family protein, which produces MPQATVHLLRHGEVHNPDGVLYGRLPEFHLSELGRQMAQTLAEHFRERVSQGANIVYLVASPLTRAQETAQPTSEALGLDIHTDNRIIEAENHFEGLKVTKAELRKPKHWPHLINPFRPSWGEPYKRQAARVTEAVQEARAKAIELGGDGAEAILVCHQLPIWATRLSAEGKPLWHDPRKRECTLTSLTSLVFGDDGALLRVEYSEPAAALLPGASSTPGA; this is translated from the coding sequence ATGCCCCAAGCCACTGTCCATTTGCTCCGCCACGGCGAGGTTCATAACCCCGACGGCGTCCTGTACGGCAGGCTGCCTGAATTCCACCTCTCCGAACTTGGCCGGCAGATGGCGCAGACGCTCGCCGAGCACTTCCGCGAACGCGTATCCCAGGGCGCCAACATCGTGTACCTGGTGGCGTCCCCGCTCACGCGCGCGCAGGAAACTGCCCAGCCCACGTCGGAGGCGCTGGGGCTGGACATCCACACCGACAACCGCATCATCGAGGCCGAAAACCACTTCGAAGGGCTGAAGGTCACCAAGGCCGAGCTGCGCAAGCCGAAGCACTGGCCACACCTGATCAACCCCTTCCGCCCCTCCTGGGGCGAGCCCTACAAACGGCAGGCAGCCCGCGTGACCGAGGCCGTCCAGGAAGCCCGGGCCAAGGCCATCGAACTCGGCGGCGACGGCGCCGAGGCCATCCTGGTCTGCCACCAGCTTCCCATCTGGGCCACCCGGCTCAGCGCCGAGGGCAAGCCCCTGTGGCACGACCCGCGGAAGCGCGAATGCACCCTGACCTCCCTCACCTCCCTGGTTTTCGGCGACGACGGCGCCCTGCTCCGCGTGGAGTACAGCGAGCCCGCCGCCGCCCTTCTTCCCGGTGCCTCGAGCACCCCCGGAGCCTAA
- a CDS encoding 30S ribosomal protein bS22, giving the protein MGSVIKKRRKRMAKKKHRKLLRKTRHQRRNKK; this is encoded by the coding sequence GTGGGTTCAGTTATTAAGAAGCGTCGCAAGCGTATGGCCAAGAAGAAGCACCGCAAGTTGCTTCGTAAGACCCGCCACCAGCGCCGCAACAAGAAGTAG
- the ccsB gene encoding c-type cytochrome biogenesis protein CcsB, whose protein sequence is MLPINETMGQYSELFMLLAAGTYTVAFIAFAWDLARSSKALKAVDLKAAAAGATDTSAKVPVAAGTAAAASRAESGGGDRLAGPADRAERPSSYSSGAVHAGQTADDSMRYAAERRAAARVGVALTVLGAAIHAAAVLTRAVGAGRVPWGNMYEFLTTGAFVAVAVFLVVLVRRDLRFLGTFVVSLVIIMLVAASVAYWTPVGHLVPALQSYWLIIHVSIAVLSSALFTLTFAMSALQLVQSHRQKTIAAGGADKLGFMRLVPSALSLENLSYRINAIAFIGWTFTLMFGAIWAEKAWGRFWGWDTKEVWTFVIWVVYAGYLHARATRGWTGTRAAWLSIVGYLCVIFNFTIVNQFFNGLHSYSGL, encoded by the coding sequence ATGCTTCCCATCAACGAGACCATGGGCCAGTACAGCGAGCTCTTCATGCTGCTTGCTGCCGGCACCTACACCGTCGCCTTCATCGCGTTCGCGTGGGACCTGGCCAGGAGCAGCAAGGCCCTCAAGGCGGTTGACCTCAAGGCCGCAGCCGCCGGAGCGACTGATACGTCCGCCAAGGTTCCGGTGGCGGCGGGCACGGCTGCAGCCGCGTCGCGGGCAGAGAGCGGTGGCGGGGACCGCCTGGCCGGACCGGCAGACCGTGCCGAGCGGCCGTCGTCGTACTCCTCGGGCGCCGTACATGCCGGCCAGACCGCCGACGACAGCATGCGGTACGCGGCGGAGCGCCGTGCCGCGGCCCGTGTGGGCGTGGCACTGACCGTCCTGGGCGCAGCCATCCACGCCGCCGCCGTGCTGACCCGTGCAGTGGGCGCCGGCCGCGTGCCGTGGGGCAACATGTACGAGTTCCTGACCACCGGCGCGTTCGTGGCTGTGGCCGTGTTCCTCGTGGTGCTGGTCCGCCGCGACCTGCGCTTCCTCGGCACGTTCGTGGTGAGCCTGGTGATCATCATGCTGGTGGCCGCGTCCGTGGCGTACTGGACGCCCGTCGGCCACCTGGTACCCGCGCTGCAGAGCTACTGGCTGATCATCCACGTCTCCATCGCTGTGCTGTCCTCGGCACTGTTCACGCTGACGTTTGCCATGTCCGCGCTGCAGCTGGTCCAGTCTCACCGGCAGAAGACCATCGCGGCCGGGGGCGCCGACAAGCTGGGGTTCATGCGCCTGGTGCCGTCTGCGCTGAGCCTGGAGAACCTGTCCTACCGCATCAACGCAATCGCCTTCATCGGCTGGACCTTCACCCTCATGTTCGGTGCGATTTGGGCCGAGAAGGCCTGGGGTCGCTTCTGGGGCTGGGACACCAAGGAAGTGTGGACGTTCGTGATCTGGGTGGTCTATGCCGGTTACCTGCATGCCCGGGCCACCCGCGGCTGGACGGGGACCCGCGCGGCCTGGCTGTCGATCGTGGGCTACCTGTGCGTAATCTTCAACTTCACCATCGTGAACCAGTTCTTCAACGGCCTGCACTCGTACTCGGGGCTGTAG
- a CDS encoding glutaredoxin family protein, giving the protein MANPDVVLLTKADCHLCAAARDAVGRVTAGLGLSWSERQLDADDELRDRYAEEIPVVLVDGIQRDFWKIDEARLERVLRRAMAGD; this is encoded by the coding sequence ATGGCAAACCCCGACGTCGTTCTCCTCACCAAAGCTGACTGCCACCTGTGCGCCGCGGCGCGCGACGCCGTCGGAAGGGTGACTGCCGGGCTGGGACTTTCGTGGTCGGAACGGCAGCTGGACGCCGACGATGAGCTGCGCGACCGCTACGCCGAGGAGATCCCGGTGGTGCTGGTGGACGGCATCCAGCGTGACTTCTGGAAGATCGACGAGGCACGCCTGGAGCGTGTGCTGCGCCGTGCCATGGCGGGGGATTAG
- a CDS encoding PLD nuclease N-terminal domain-containing protein gives MPRVVLAVVILAIYVYGLVDVIRTDKHLTRGFSKTTWIIMVALLPLIGAALWFLIGRPRASATARPVYPQHPTAPDDDPDFLRNLEQRRREAERLRKLRNDATGKNQADAGPHRTGATGSAPGTGAGTTSSGNSGTGNPPAGEPGPRKPGAAGEANAEGNPEAK, from the coding sequence ATGCCTCGTGTTGTCCTCGCAGTCGTCATTCTCGCCATCTACGTCTACGGACTGGTGGACGTTATCCGAACCGACAAGCATCTGACCCGCGGGTTTTCCAAAACAACCTGGATCATCATGGTTGCCCTTCTGCCACTCATCGGCGCAGCGCTGTGGTTCCTGATCGGCCGCCCCCGTGCATCGGCCACGGCCCGGCCGGTTTACCCGCAGCATCCCACCGCCCCCGACGACGACCCCGACTTCCTGCGCAACCTCGAACAGCGCCGTCGCGAGGCGGAGCGGCTCCGCAAGCTGCGGAACGATGCTACCGGAAAGAACCAGGCCGACGCCGGGCCGCACCGCACGGGCGCCACGGGATCTGCCCCAGGCACTGGCGCCGGCACCACGAGCAGCGGCAATTCAGGTACGGGCAACCCGCCCGCAGGCGAGCCCGGTCCGCGCAAGCCGGGCGCGGCGGGCGAGGCCAACGCCGAAGGCAACCCCGAGGCGAAGTAG